In a genomic window of Occallatibacter riparius:
- a CDS encoding Plug and carboxypeptidase regulatory-like domain-containing protein produces MINSTTSCYGRLIALWAMMFVIAGLAFNRAGAQTTTATLGGVVTDASGAVIPNATITLKNESTGDTRSSVSNGTGAFSFSAVPTGNYDITISATGFHDFQQTAIHLDPGDQRTVRGIQMQLSGAVETVNVTSAADSITLDSGEQSSLISAEQIQHLSVEGRDVTELLKILPGFAISNGGSGNVDNRQYDPAQVTPGGALGQYAANGTPVNGQALLSDGMDITDPGNMAQGMQNVNYEQVAEVKVQTSSFTADQAHGPIVVNAVGKSGGDKYHGSLYTFARTTQLNSADWIAKYSGQNKPPDRYVYPGFTFGGPVLVPHTNFNKDKKLTFFVGAEDYAQRNTYAYGSASSATLTALVPTAGMRNGDFSAGQLQQYLGPAYGISPNGGGCTYNGSSSGYIPDLNICRVPQTAPNGSALTNGNIAPYMDPLGKIVMNEMPMPNTTSNGIYNWITTNLVNNNLWQAKGRVDYAISDNDKLFATYSIEKGLSYVPQNEYYSARGNLGGINVPGGGLTSKYGSHVMSLNYTHIFSPSLTNEFYAGGGYVTSNFLPKTPSALNNNPYQGVFNNGSHVQPTLEDYGNDGLPLLRTPDTTYGGIFANKQVRIAGDNVTKVMGQHTFRAGMFYQWDNNPQVAPFINTNGTINEYYVGETFTDPVQGTLHSTGAVGSGNGGNYLANFAEGIVFQYNQTNIMPEPNLYFWNLAGYAQDHWRLTPRLSIDYGLRIEHTTPWSDAHGVGIATFSADAYANGTNPSLPGVQWHAMNNSIPNAGRPTRWGFIEPRLGFAFDIFGTGNTMLRGGFGVYRTHDSYNDASNESQTVIGMRTYTVNGPLLFSSISSYQSQVSNGSGFTPDTSVNAFDSKDDEEPRVRTYNLSVDQKLPYNMLLELSYVGNSSDMLLNDGSTQNTTLDDLNALPVGSLFQPQPNSRPDTAATAGMVYPVFGPTVGGNNTSVSSLDQAHIDTYKRFPLYNHVFVPRHNAYANYNGLQVGLARQTGKAHYSVNYTWSKALGILGIGGSSTYSYPADPFNYHNDYSYMPFDRSHIFNAAWSYDFGNFVKQRFIGGVTNGWQLSGIVQYQSGPNLPSMISSNFGIGGSLAVPVGAVAAVNANNNSTCATTSGTGTCTLAVSNTNILGTPDVNLQPRVVANPAIHSGSNQYVNANAFTLPALGTNGAYRYGHVTGPAFFDTDLTAAKNFKISDRNNIQLRVAAFNFINHANNSFTAVNTQNYTMNFSQATNSMDVNQALQSSSAAANPQFGYAPLKEGRRILELGLRYTF; encoded by the coding sequence ATGATTAACAGCACTACTTCTTGTTACGGGCGCCTCATTGCGTTGTGGGCCATGATGTTCGTGATCGCGGGATTGGCCTTTAACCGTGCAGGCGCGCAGACTACGACCGCCACTTTGGGAGGCGTCGTAACGGACGCAAGCGGCGCCGTCATTCCCAACGCGACCATCACGCTCAAGAACGAGTCGACGGGCGACACTCGGAGTTCAGTTTCGAACGGTACAGGCGCATTTTCGTTTTCCGCCGTTCCCACTGGAAACTACGACATCACCATCAGCGCCACTGGCTTCCACGATTTCCAGCAGACCGCCATTCACCTTGATCCCGGCGACCAGCGTACGGTGCGCGGAATCCAGATGCAGCTGTCTGGCGCCGTTGAAACCGTAAACGTCACGTCCGCCGCCGACTCCATCACGCTCGACTCCGGCGAACAGAGCTCGCTCATCTCCGCCGAGCAGATCCAGCACCTCTCGGTCGAAGGCCGCGACGTAACCGAACTGCTGAAGATCCTCCCCGGCTTCGCCATTTCGAACGGCGGCAGCGGCAACGTTGACAACCGTCAGTACGATCCTGCCCAGGTAACTCCGGGCGGCGCTCTCGGCCAGTACGCCGCAAACGGAACTCCGGTGAACGGCCAGGCGCTTCTCTCCGACGGCATGGACATCACCGATCCCGGCAACATGGCCCAGGGCATGCAGAACGTGAACTACGAACAGGTTGCCGAAGTGAAGGTGCAAACCTCCAGCTTTACGGCCGACCAGGCTCACGGTCCCATCGTGGTCAACGCGGTAGGCAAGTCGGGTGGCGACAAATACCACGGCTCGCTCTATACCTTCGCTCGAACCACGCAGTTGAACTCCGCTGACTGGATTGCAAAGTACAGCGGACAGAACAAGCCCCCGGATCGCTATGTCTATCCTGGCTTCACCTTCGGCGGTCCCGTTCTGGTGCCTCACACGAACTTCAACAAGGACAAGAAGCTGACGTTCTTTGTCGGTGCTGAAGACTATGCGCAGCGCAACACCTACGCATATGGAAGCGCCTCCAGTGCAACTCTCACGGCTCTTGTCCCCACCGCAGGCATGCGCAACGGCGACTTCAGCGCGGGGCAACTCCAGCAGTACCTCGGACCCGCTTACGGCATAAGTCCCAACGGCGGTGGCTGCACGTACAACGGCTCCAGCTCCGGCTACATCCCAGACCTCAATATCTGCCGTGTGCCTCAGACTGCTCCCAACGGCAGTGCTCTCACCAACGGCAACATCGCGCCCTACATGGATCCGCTCGGCAAGATCGTGATGAACGAAATGCCGATGCCCAACACCACCAGCAACGGCATCTACAACTGGATCACGACCAACCTCGTCAACAACAACCTGTGGCAGGCAAAGGGCCGTGTCGACTACGCCATCAGCGACAACGATAAGCTGTTCGCCACCTACTCGATTGAAAAGGGCCTGTCTTACGTGCCGCAGAACGAGTACTACTCGGCGCGCGGCAATCTCGGCGGAATCAATGTTCCCGGCGGCGGTCTCACCAGCAAGTACGGCTCGCACGTGATGAGCCTGAACTACACGCACATCTTCAGCCCGTCGCTCACCAACGAGTTCTACGCAGGCGGCGGCTATGTGACTTCCAACTTCCTGCCCAAGACTCCGTCAGCCCTCAACAACAACCCCTACCAGGGCGTCTTCAACAACGGCAGCCATGTGCAGCCCACGCTTGAGGACTACGGCAACGACGGCCTGCCACTGCTGCGCACGCCCGATACCACCTACGGCGGCATCTTCGCCAATAAGCAGGTTCGCATTGCCGGCGACAACGTGACCAAGGTGATGGGCCAGCACACGTTCCGCGCAGGCATGTTCTACCAGTGGGATAACAATCCGCAGGTCGCCCCCTTCATCAACACCAACGGCACCATCAACGAGTACTACGTGGGCGAAACGTTCACTGACCCGGTGCAGGGCACCCTGCATTCTACGGGTGCGGTGGGCAGCGGCAATGGCGGCAACTATCTCGCCAACTTCGCTGAAGGCATCGTGTTCCAGTACAACCAGACGAACATCATGCCCGAGCCCAATCTGTACTTCTGGAACCTGGCCGGCTATGCGCAGGACCACTGGCGTCTCACTCCGCGCCTCAGCATCGACTACGGTCTGCGTATCGAGCACACCACCCCGTGGAGCGATGCGCACGGCGTTGGAATTGCGACCTTCTCAGCCGATGCCTACGCCAACGGAACCAATCCTTCCCTGCCTGGCGTGCAGTGGCATGCAATGAATAACTCCATCCCCAACGCCGGCCGTCCTACGCGCTGGGGCTTTATCGAACCTCGTCTCGGCTTTGCGTTCGACATCTTCGGCACGGGTAACACCATGTTGCGTGGCGGGTTCGGCGTATACCGCACCCACGACTCCTACAACGACGCGTCGAACGAGAGCCAGACAGTAATCGGCATGCGCACGTACACCGTGAACGGCCCCTTGCTTTTCTCTTCGATCAGCTCCTATCAGTCCCAGGTGAGCAACGGTTCCGGCTTCACGCCTGATACCAGCGTCAACGCATTTGACTCCAAGGACGACGAGGAGCCGCGCGTCCGAACCTACAACTTGTCCGTGGACCAGAAGCTCCCCTACAACATGCTCCTGGAGCTCTCCTACGTTGGAAACTCCAGCGACATGCTGCTGAACGACGGCTCCACGCAGAACACCACCCTCGACGATCTCAACGCACTGCCTGTCGGCTCGCTCTTCCAGCCGCAGCCCAACTCGCGCCCTGACACGGCGGCCACCGCCGGAATGGTCTATCCAGTGTTTGGTCCCACGGTCGGCGGAAACAACACCAGCGTCAGCTCGCTCGACCAGGCGCACATCGACACCTACAAGCGCTTCCCGCTCTACAACCACGTGTTCGTGCCGCGGCACAACGCCTATGCCAACTACAACGGCCTTCAGGTGGGCCTCGCGCGTCAGACCGGCAAAGCGCACTACTCCGTGAACTACACCTGGTCGAAGGCACTGGGCATCCTCGGCATCGGCGGCTCGTCAACCTACAGCTATCCGGCCGATCCCTTCAACTATCACAACGACTACAGCTACATGCCGTTCGATCGCAGCCACATCTTCAACGCGGCCTGGTCTTACGACTTCGGCAACTTCGTGAAGCAGCGGTTCATCGGCGGCGTCACCAACGGATGGCAGCTCTCGGGCATCGTGCAATATCAGAGCGGCCCGAACCTCCCCTCCATGATCAGCTCCAACTTCGGAATCGGTGGATCGCTCGCAGTGCCGGTGGGTGCGGTTGCGGCAGTCAATGCCAACAACAACAGCACCTGCGCCACGACCTCCGGCACCGGCACCTGCACGCTGGCGGTCAGCAACACCAACATCCTTGGCACGCCGGACGTAAACCTGCAGCCCCGCGTGGTTGCCAATCCGGCTATCCACAGCGGTTCGAATCAGTACGTAAACGCGAACGCCTTCACGCTGCCGGCGCTCGGCACCAACGGCGCGTATCGTTACGGCCACGTAACCGGGCCCGCGTTCTTCGATACGGACCTCACAGCAGCCAAGAACTTCAAAATTAGCGATCGCAACAACATTCAGCTCCGCGTTGCCGCGTTCAACTTCATCAACCACGCCAACAACAGCTTCACTGCGGTTAACACGCAGAACTACACCATGAACTTCAGCCAGGCCACGAACAGCATGGACGTGAACCAGGCGCTGCAAAGCTCCAGCGCAGCGGCCAATCCGCAGTTCGGGTACGCTCCTCTGAAGGAAGGGCGCCGCATTCTCGAACTCGGCCTGCGGTACACCTTCTAA
- the glmS gene encoding glutamine--fructose-6-phosphate transaminase (isomerizing), with product MCGIVGYVGRKEVVPVIIEGLRRLEYRGYDSAGIAIGGPESALLQVCRAPGKLQKLEDVLHDKPLKGTFGIGHTRWATHGRPTEENAHPHRDCTGRIVVVHNGIVENYLELKHELIGKGHKFVTETDTEIIAHLIEQIQKDAEAGDKPISLEDAVRQAVKHLTGAFALGILSSAEPDKIIAARLGPPVVIGVGEGEYFIASDVPGILHHTRNMYFMADGDMAILTPDGVTLTNFAGEPVKRELQRIQWDPIQAEKGGYKHFMLKEIWEQPRAIRDTTLGRFSLDSGKVYLGEMDIDDEELAAASSINIAACGTSWHAGMAGKYMIERLARLPVDVDYASEYRYRNPIPDRNALGLLITQSGETADTLAAQREMKNLGSKTVAICNVVGAMVAREAHGAIYTHAGPEIGVASTKAFTSQLTALFLLALKLGQLRGRLDKEKSVALMEELSRTPAKIEEVLRISSPQCEQLAKDFSNARDFLYLGRGIHFPIALEGALKLKEISYIHAEGYPAGEMKHGPNALIDETLPVVVLASRDESDPASKLRYEKTLSNIQEVTARSGRVIAIATEGDTTIGQLVEHVIHIPATIELLSPLLEIVPLQLLAYYIAVRRGCDVDQPRNLAKSVTVE from the coding sequence ATGTGCGGAATTGTAGGTTATGTGGGCCGGAAGGAAGTGGTTCCGGTCATCATCGAAGGACTGCGTCGGCTGGAGTATCGCGGATATGATTCGGCGGGTATCGCAATTGGCGGACCCGAAAGCGCGCTTTTGCAGGTGTGCCGGGCGCCTGGCAAGCTGCAGAAACTTGAAGACGTCCTTCACGACAAGCCGCTGAAGGGCACCTTCGGCATCGGCCACACGCGCTGGGCTACACATGGCCGCCCTACGGAAGAAAACGCTCATCCTCATCGCGACTGCACTGGCCGCATCGTCGTCGTTCATAACGGAATCGTTGAGAACTATCTTGAGCTCAAGCACGAACTGATCGGGAAGGGCCACAAGTTCGTTACCGAGACCGACACCGAGATCATCGCCCATCTGATCGAACAGATTCAGAAGGACGCGGAAGCAGGAGACAAGCCGATCTCACTTGAAGACGCGGTGCGCCAGGCAGTGAAGCATCTGACCGGCGCGTTCGCCCTCGGCATTCTCTCTTCCGCTGAGCCGGACAAGATCATTGCCGCCCGCCTCGGGCCTCCGGTGGTGATCGGCGTGGGCGAAGGTGAGTACTTCATCGCTTCCGACGTGCCAGGCATTCTGCATCACACGCGCAACATGTACTTTATGGCCGACGGCGACATGGCCATCCTCACGCCTGATGGCGTGACGCTCACCAACTTCGCCGGCGAGCCGGTCAAGCGCGAGCTGCAGCGCATCCAGTGGGATCCCATCCAGGCGGAAAAGGGCGGCTACAAGCACTTCATGCTCAAGGAAATCTGGGAGCAGCCGCGCGCCATCCGTGACACCACCCTGGGCCGCTTTTCTCTCGACTCGGGCAAGGTCTACCTCGGCGAGATGGATATCGATGACGAGGAGCTCGCCGCCGCTTCAAGCATCAACATCGCCGCCTGCGGAACAAGTTGGCACGCGGGCATGGCCGGCAAGTACATGATCGAGCGGCTGGCGCGTCTGCCGGTTGACGTCGACTATGCCAGCGAGTATCGATATCGGAATCCAATCCCCGATCGCAACGCACTTGGACTGTTAATCACGCAGTCGGGTGAGACCGCCGACACGCTGGCCGCGCAGCGCGAGATGAAGAACCTCGGCTCCAAAACAGTGGCCATCTGCAACGTCGTTGGAGCAATGGTTGCACGCGAAGCACATGGCGCCATCTACACGCACGCAGGACCAGAGATCGGCGTAGCTTCAACCAAAGCCTTCACATCGCAGCTCACCGCCTTATTTCTGCTCGCGTTGAAGCTGGGACAGCTGCGCGGGCGCCTGGACAAGGAAAAGTCCGTCGCGCTGATGGAGGAGCTGAGCCGCACTCCCGCCAAGATTGAAGAGGTGCTGCGCATCAGCTCGCCGCAATGCGAACAGCTCGCGAAGGATTTTTCGAATGCCCGCGATTTCCTCTATCTGGGCCGAGGCATCCACTTCCCCATCGCGCTCGAAGGCGCCCTGAAGCTGAAGGAGATCTCGTACATTCACGCCGAAGGCTATCCGGCCGGCGAGATGAAGCACGGGCCGAATGCGCTGATCGACGAGACTCTGCCCGTGGTGGTGCTCGCCTCGCGCGACGAGTCCGATCCCGCATCGAAACTACGCTATGAGAAGACCCTCTCGAACATTCAGGAAGTCACTGCGCGCTCAGGGCGCGTGATCGCGATTGCTACTGAGGGAGACACCACGATCGGCCAGCTTGTGGAGCACGTGATCCATATTCCGGCCACGATCGAACTACTGTCCCCGCTGCTTGAGATCGTGCCATTGCAGTTGCTGGCGTACTACATCGCCGTGCGTCGCGGCTGCGACGTCGATCAACCAAGGAACCTCGCCAAATCAGTGACGGTTGAGTAG
- the purS gene encoding phosphoribosylformylglycinamidine synthase subunit PurS: MKAHVYVTLKTSVLDPQGQTIQNALRKIGYGQVDGVRQGKYFVLSLADGLAADQAREQVEKIARDVLTNPVIEEFSYRIEE, translated from the coding sequence ATGAAGGCGCATGTCTATGTCACTTTGAAGACTTCGGTCCTGGACCCCCAGGGCCAGACGATCCAGAACGCGTTGCGGAAGATCGGGTACGGGCAGGTGGACGGAGTACGGCAGGGCAAGTATTTCGTTCTGTCGCTTGCCGACGGGCTTGCGGCCGACCAGGCGCGCGAGCAGGTAGAGAAGATCGCCCGGGACGTGCTGACGAACCCCGTGATCGAGGAATTCTCATACCGCATTGAGGAATAA
- a CDS encoding inorganic diphosphatase, with product MINYLELPIGDRSPEVFRAVIEIPKDNTNKFEYDKQLHVFKLDRNLHSPVHYPGDYGFIPSTLSDDGDPLDVLVLVPSHSFPGCVQEVRPIGLLEMLDQGVLDEKVLAVGKNNPRYANVWNYTDIYPHLLKEITHFFSIYKDLEGKRVEIKGWHDAAYARDHVVKATKNFEETKLKNATAKQIEAKVKVG from the coding sequence ATGATTAATTATTTGGAGCTGCCCATTGGCGATCGTTCGCCCGAGGTCTTCCGGGCTGTAATCGAGATCCCCAAGGACAACACAAACAAGTTCGAGTACGACAAGCAGTTGCACGTTTTCAAGCTCGACCGCAACCTGCACTCGCCTGTCCACTACCCCGGCGATTACGGCTTTATTCCCTCTACTTTGAGCGATGACGGAGATCCTCTCGATGTGCTGGTGCTGGTTCCGTCGCATAGCTTCCCGGGATGCGTGCAGGAAGTGCGGCCCATCGGCCTGCTTGAAATGCTGGACCAAGGCGTTCTGGACGAGAAGGTTCTGGCGGTCGGCAAGAACAATCCTCGCTATGCCAACGTGTGGAATTACACCGATATCTACCCGCACCTGCTGAAGGAAATCACGCACTTCTTCTCCATCTACAAAGATCTGGAAGGCAAGCGTGTCGAGATCAAGGGATGGCATGACGCAGCCTATGCCCGCGACCACGTGGTGAAGGCAACTAAGAACTTTGAAGAAACCAAGCTCAAGAACGCTACCGCCAAGCAGATCGAAGCCAAGGTCAAGGTGGGCTAA
- a CDS encoding Kdo hydroxylase family protein — protein sequence MPVHAISLDALNSALHGGEGQLRAWAAQLEAGGVIYFPQTPVPIPPADLEVLLGQKQTHSSLHKNIAYKPNRDELTGVDAKSSPAEAVEQLQGIMRRYSKSVEGFLAEFLAPYEQRWTLDYASYRPIEEQGRDLSTRKRNDLLHTDAFPTRPTKGWRILRFFHNIHPTRTRDWVTGDAFAKIVGNFAPGKLAIPQPDGAVAKAGKGLAKATGLAGLVPQWKRTPYDEFMMQLHNAMKEDSEFQGVCTKEYFQFAPGSSWMVYTETVPHAVLAGQYALEQTFLVDPDAMVTPESAPVRVLEKMAGARLV from the coding sequence ATGCCAGTACACGCCATTTCGCTCGATGCGTTGAATTCGGCCTTGCATGGCGGCGAGGGTCAACTGCGCGCGTGGGCTGCACAGCTTGAGGCCGGAGGAGTGATCTACTTCCCGCAAACGCCGGTGCCCATTCCGCCCGCCGATCTGGAGGTGCTGCTGGGGCAGAAGCAGACGCACAGCAGCCTGCATAAGAACATCGCTTACAAACCCAATCGCGATGAGTTGACCGGCGTCGATGCGAAGTCCTCGCCCGCCGAGGCAGTCGAGCAGTTGCAGGGAATTATGCGGCGCTATTCGAAGAGCGTTGAAGGTTTTCTGGCGGAGTTTCTTGCGCCTTATGAGCAGCGCTGGACCCTGGATTACGCGAGCTATCGGCCGATCGAGGAGCAGGGAAGGGACCTGTCGACGCGCAAGCGGAACGACCTGCTGCACACCGATGCCTTTCCAACGCGGCCCACGAAGGGATGGCGGATCCTGCGCTTCTTTCACAATATCCACCCGACGCGAACGCGCGACTGGGTGACGGGCGATGCATTCGCAAAAATCGTGGGCAACTTTGCGCCGGGCAAGCTGGCAATTCCGCAGCCGGACGGCGCGGTAGCGAAGGCCGGAAAGGGGCTGGCGAAAGCAACGGGGCTGGCTGGCCTTGTTCCGCAGTGGAAGCGCACGCCCTATGATGAGTTCATGATGCAGCTACACAACGCCATGAAGGAAGACTCGGAGTTCCAGGGCGTCTGTACCAAGGAGTACTTCCAGTTCGCTCCGGGATCGAGCTGGATGGTGTACACGGAGACGGTGCCGCATGCGGTGCTCGCCGGTCAGTATGCGCTGGAGCAGACGTTCCTGGTGGATCCGGATGCGATGGTCACGCCGGAATCGGCGCCGGTGAGGGTGCTGGAAAAGATGGCGGGGGCACGGCTGGTGTGA
- a CDS encoding acyl-CoA desaturase, with amino-acid sequence MASVVPVPSPTETTTAAPAKLKVGVADPSAAPVLHVVAARDQVRMGRAATEKYGINWITLVAMGAFHVGALAALFFFSWQRLAVAAILYVLAINVGIGMCYHRLLTHRGYQVPKWLEYAMTVCATLSLEGGPMFWVGTHRVHHQLSDHQGDPHTPHEGGWWAHAGWILYGETLHSQNEALGRYAPDMKKDRFYMWLSKYHWLTVTVSGILLLTLGWAFGGWQNGVGMVLWGVFLRVTVGLHATWLVNSATHLWGSRRFETKDDSRNSWWVALLTGGEGWHNNHHAHPVSARHGLKWYEIDPNYWGIWLLKVTGLAKKIKVAQYDPQNPRPAGM; translated from the coding sequence ATGGCATCTGTCGTCCCCGTCCCTTCTCCTACTGAAACCACCACCGCTGCGCCAGCCAAACTGAAGGTTGGAGTCGCAGACCCCAGCGCTGCGCCCGTGCTCCACGTTGTGGCCGCCCGCGATCAGGTGCGCATGGGCCGCGCCGCCACTGAGAAGTACGGCATTAACTGGATCACGCTGGTCGCCATGGGCGCGTTCCACGTGGGAGCGTTGGCTGCGCTGTTCTTCTTCAGCTGGCAGCGGCTGGCCGTCGCGGCGATCCTCTACGTGCTCGCCATCAACGTGGGCATCGGCATGTGCTATCACCGCCTGCTCACGCATCGCGGCTACCAGGTGCCCAAGTGGCTGGAGTACGCGATGACGGTCTGCGCGACGCTCTCCCTCGAGGGCGGTCCGATGTTCTGGGTCGGCACGCACCGCGTGCATCACCAGCTCAGCGACCACCAGGGCGATCCCCACACTCCGCATGAAGGCGGGTGGTGGGCGCACGCCGGCTGGATCCTCTATGGGGAGACGCTGCACTCGCAGAACGAGGCCCTGGGCCGCTACGCGCCCGACATGAAGAAGGACCGCTTCTACATGTGGCTAAGCAAGTACCACTGGCTCACGGTGACGGTCAGCGGCATCCTGCTGCTCACCCTCGGCTGGGCGTTTGGCGGATGGCAGAATGGCGTTGGGATGGTTCTCTGGGGCGTATTCCTCCGCGTTACGGTAGGCCTCCACGCCACCTGGCTGGTGAACTCAGCCACGCATCTGTGGGGCAGCCGTCGCTTCGAGACCAAGGATGACTCGCGCAACAGCTGGTGGGTAGCCCTGCTGACCGGCGGCGAAGGCTGGCATAACAACCACCACGCACACCCGGTCTCCGCGCGTCACGGCCTCAAGTGGTACGAGATAGACCCCAACTACTGGGGCATCTGGCTACTCAAGGTCACCGGCCTGGCCAAGAAGATCAAGGTCGCGCAATACGATCCCCAGAATCCCCGGCCGGCAGGAATGTAA